From Daucus carota subsp. sativus chromosome 6, DH1 v3.0, whole genome shotgun sequence:
TAGACGGGTATAAGTGGGGCCTAGTAAGGTCATGGGGTGGATTCAGTGGGGCGAGTGTGGGTCCTAGTTGGGTGATGATGTACCTTTAAAATTGGGTGATGTCATTTAAATACAATTTCTCTTGGTCTGTATATGAATAATTGTTTACATAggctcttaaaataaaaatagaaaccaatacaacttagtgatattctcagtacaatttagtgatattctcttcaggatttagtgatctgtgttgcaggaattagtgaaaacttgctgAAACTGCTTAGAATCTTCAGATATGTTCACATTTTCAATTCAGATGATGGTGATGATGGtagaggtgaaggtggagatggaggaatgacgattgtagcggaggtctgggcggcttgaagtaggggatTGGAGCGTCATCGGAATAGTGTCAGCTCCGCCATattttgaag
This genomic window contains:
- the LOC135147253 gene encoding glycine-rich protein DOT1-like — translated: MGRREYIVRVLGWDGPGLDGYKWGLVRSWGGFSGASVGPSWDLVICVAGISENLLKLLRIFRYVHIFNSDDGDDGRGEGGDGGMTIVAEKNNGGGDGGDGYGGGEQHRDGGGYGGGDDEDVGWGGFGGGVGENEGGDEVV